The bacterium genome window below encodes:
- a CDS encoding NfeD family protein, with product MMDNEVWRWVWTGLALLMGLGEIVTAGFFLLPFAIGAGLAAIAAWTGLSDLVQWLLFFVGTGISFLYVRRFMRAQDEDGGLVVGPGRYVGMEARVLERVDTAANTGMVRVEAEEWRASTDGKPIAEGRKVEVVALRGTRLVVREIQ from the coding sequence ATGATGGACAACGAAGTCTGGAGATGGGTGTGGACCGGCCTGGCCCTGCTCATGGGTCTCGGGGAGATAGTCACGGCCGGGTTCTTCCTGCTCCCGTTCGCGATCGGCGCCGGGCTCGCCGCGATTGCTGCCTGGACAGGACTGAGCGACCTCGTCCAGTGGTTGCTCTTCTTCGTCGGTACCGGGATCTCCTTCCTGTACGTGCGTCGCTTCATGAGAGCCCAGGATGAGGACGGGGGGCTGGTGGTGGGGCCCGGTCGCTACGTCGGGATGGAAGCCCGGGTGCTGGAGAGAGTCGACACCGCCGCCAACACCGGGATGGTCCGGGTGGAGGCGGAGGAGTGGCGGGCCTCCACCGATGGCAAGCCGATTGCAGAGGGTAGGAAGGTGGAGGTGGTGGCCCTGCGCGGCACCCGCCTGGTAGTCAGAGAAATTCAATAG
- a CDS encoding SPFH/Band 7/PHB domain protein: protein MEVAGVLLLGIIALAVLLIAASGFRIVRPYEQGLIEFLGKYKRTVSPGLRFVIPFVQRILKVDMREQVVDVPPQEVITKDNVVVTVDAVIYFEATDPVKLKYAVGNFILAVTKLAQTNLRNVVGDLQLDAALVSRELINGKLRQILDDATDKWGTRVVRVEIQRIEPPPDVTDAMHRQMKAERSRRAVVTEAEGEKRSAILKAEGVKESAILRAEGEAEAIMRVADADKYQKLTVAEGEGQAIERVFLAIHNGDPTDDLIAIKYLEALQGIADGQATKIFLPLDTSGLLGAVAAIGEMFKEGAATGGRGTN from the coding sequence ATGGAGGTAGCGGGCGTATTGCTCCTAGGCATCATTGCCCTGGCAGTCTTGCTGATCGCAGCGAGCGGGTTCCGTATCGTGCGGCCGTACGAGCAGGGTCTGATCGAGTTCCTCGGCAAGTACAAGAGGACCGTGTCCCCCGGGCTCCGGTTCGTCATCCCGTTCGTGCAGAGAATCCTGAAGGTCGACATGCGGGAGCAGGTGGTGGATGTGCCGCCGCAAGAGGTCATCACCAAGGACAACGTGGTAGTCACGGTGGACGCCGTGATCTACTTCGAGGCGACCGATCCGGTGAAGCTCAAGTATGCCGTTGGCAACTTCATCCTGGCCGTCACCAAGCTGGCGCAGACCAACCTGCGTAACGTGGTCGGCGATCTCCAACTCGATGCGGCGTTGGTGTCTCGCGAGCTAATCAACGGCAAGCTGCGCCAGATACTCGACGACGCCACCGACAAGTGGGGAACCCGGGTGGTGCGGGTAGAGATACAGCGAATCGAGCCTCCACCGGACGTGACCGACGCCATGCATCGCCAGATGAAGGCGGAGCGGTCCCGCCGGGCGGTCGTGACGGAAGCCGAGGGCGAGAAGCGGTCGGCCATCCTCAAGGCGGAGGGTGTGAAGGAGTCCGCCATCCTGCGGGCCGAAGGTGAGGCGGAGGCCATCATGCGGGTAGCCGACGCGGACAAGTACCAGAAGCTGACGGTGGCCGAGGGTGAGGGACAGGCCATCGAGAGGGTCTTCCTGGCGATCCACAACGGCGATCCGACCGATGACCTGATCGCTATCAAATACCTGGAGGCTCTGCAGGGCATCGCCGACGGCCAGGCCACCAAGATCTTCCTGCCCCTCGACACGTCGGGCCTATTGGGCGCGGTGGCGGCGATCGGTGAGATGTTCAAGGAGGGCGCCGCGACCGGCGGCCGCGGAACGAATTAG
- a CDS encoding amino acid ABC transporter ATP-binding protein, producing MTTNGSQAIICEDVKKWFGDFQALSGVSTSIGWGEVVVVIGPSGSGKSTFIRCINRLEAHQAGRIVVDGMELTNDLRNIDAIRREVGMVFQQFNLFPHLTVLQNITLAPIWARNRTRSASEAAAMKLLERVGIPEQAHKYPGQLSGGQQQRVAIARALAMNPKIMLFDEPTSALDPEMIKEVLDVMKELAESGMTMIVVTHEMGFAREVADRVLFFDYGMVVEEGTPEHFFHNPQHDRTKLFLSQIL from the coding sequence ATGACCACCAACGGATCCCAGGCGATCATCTGCGAAGACGTAAAGAAGTGGTTCGGTGACTTCCAGGCTCTGAGCGGGGTGTCAACCTCGATCGGCTGGGGCGAGGTGGTGGTGGTGATCGGACCCTCCGGCTCCGGCAAGTCCACCTTCATCCGTTGCATAAACCGCCTCGAGGCCCATCAGGCGGGGCGGATCGTGGTCGACGGGATGGAGTTGACCAACGATCTCCGCAACATCGACGCCATCCGCCGCGAGGTGGGCATGGTGTTCCAGCAGTTCAACCTGTTCCCCCATCTCACGGTCCTGCAGAACATCACCCTGGCGCCGATCTGGGCTCGCAACCGGACTAGGTCGGCTTCCGAGGCCGCCGCCATGAAGCTCCTCGAGCGGGTCGGCATACCCGAGCAGGCGCACAAGTACCCGGGCCAGCTCTCCGGCGGGCAGCAGCAACGGGTCGCCATAGCGCGTGCCCTGGCCATGAACCCGAAGATCATGCTCTTCGACGAGCCCACCTCGGCGCTCGACCCCGAGATGATCAAGGAAGTCCTCGATGTGATGAAGGAGCTGGCCGAGTCGGGCATGACGATGATCGTGGTCACCCACGAGATGGGCTTCGCCCGCGAAGTCGCCGACCGGGTGCTCTTCTTCGACTACGGGATGGTTGTGGAAGAAGGAACTCCGGAGCACTTCTTCCACAACCCCCAGCACGACCGAACCAAACTGTTCCTCAGCCAGATCCTCTAG
- a CDS encoding amino acid ABC transporter permease: protein MTDPASAAVAADMTERAPEPPPTGPWRWMRENLFSGHTWGQIAFNSFLTLAFALVLLNILRFITSYLFAPERKWAAVTHNAKLLMVQAFPQDDLIRIWTSLGIFIVLVVWSMASWKVGGRLELTTFAGGLRSGAVLVAVTAIMHHAAEARTFGIPGLQFDSPANWSSVRAWILVAAVLVAVLAHFGVRWSRAADPSPTIPLLSVPVMVMAAVAAVLWTVELPVPLGQFDQTTAPIAATTAGPWTTLFVLAVAVYPLGILIERIWPRAFRRFLISAWVLSYPVIIFIIQRNPVLDWTDMILLLGIVLGAGALRVLVALPRGPTGAAVVAAIGLVIAALPLTSGEEPLWVAAGLVLIGLATLIAALTIKEPVVTVRAAAAGLVLACLLIWLVPMPFLYRVLVTAFTLFLLVTPTVGGTQRGRTYLVRVWVAATVLTVVAFRLGTTFVDDSGLTAFLRSDVVSILLAVVLGGGALWVLGLPPRGHASTAVVAAIGLVTAALPFASGEEPLWLTVGLVIVGLAILTAAFTIKEPVEKVRASAAGLAVVCLSIWFIPMPFLYRTLIVAFTLFLLVTPTFGGTQRGRTNLVRAWTVVAVLTVVGFRLGAASTSLEFQGTTFLGGFNLAILLAVSGIALSLPVGLILALARTSSMSIFRLLATGYIELVRSVPMITWLFFGSAMLTAFLPAGVEFDEIVRIVAAITIFNSAYVAENIRGGLQAIDRGQYEAARAAGLSIVQSTSLVILPQAVRTVIPALVGSIIVAFKDTSLVAIIGLADILLIARSFIPQQSDPNFQGTLPQMMFFMALFYWIVTFTISKLSMRYERSLGLGER, encoded by the coding sequence ATGACTGACCCCGCATCCGCCGCCGTTGCCGCCGACATGACCGAGCGGGCTCCCGAGCCCCCGCCCACCGGGCCGTGGCGCTGGATGCGCGAGAACCTCTTCTCGGGCCACACCTGGGGACAGATCGCCTTCAACTCGTTCCTCACCCTGGCATTCGCCCTGGTGCTCCTCAACATCCTGCGGTTCATCACCTCATACCTCTTCGCTCCGGAACGCAAGTGGGCGGCGGTCACCCACAATGCGAAGCTGCTGATGGTCCAGGCCTTCCCGCAGGACGACCTGATCCGGATCTGGACGTCCCTGGGCATATTCATAGTGCTGGTGGTCTGGTCCATGGCGTCCTGGAAGGTAGGAGGACGGCTCGAGCTCACCACCTTCGCGGGAGGCTTGAGGAGCGGCGCTGTCCTGGTGGCGGTGACGGCGATCATGCACCATGCGGCCGAGGCGCGCACCTTTGGTATTCCCGGCCTGCAGTTCGACTCGCCCGCCAACTGGAGCAGCGTACGTGCCTGGATACTCGTGGCCGCGGTCCTGGTGGCCGTCCTGGCCCACTTCGGCGTCCGGTGGAGCCGCGCCGCCGATCCGTCACCGACGATCCCGCTGCTGAGCGTGCCGGTGATGGTCATGGCGGCGGTGGCCGCCGTCCTATGGACCGTGGAGCTCCCGGTTCCGTTGGGCCAGTTCGACCAGACCACCGCACCGATAGCCGCCACCACCGCCGGCCCGTGGACGACTCTGTTCGTGCTGGCGGTGGCCGTCTACCCCCTCGGGATCCTGATCGAACGCATCTGGCCCCGCGCCTTCCGGCGGTTCCTCATCTCGGCCTGGGTCCTGTCCTATCCGGTGATCATCTTCATCATCCAGCGCAACCCGGTCCTCGACTGGACCGACATGATCTTGCTGCTGGGCATAGTGCTGGGCGCCGGCGCGCTCCGGGTGCTGGTCGCTCTGCCCAGAGGACCGACCGGCGCCGCGGTGGTGGCGGCTATCGGGCTGGTGATAGCCGCCCTGCCACTCACATCCGGCGAGGAGCCGCTCTGGGTCGCGGCGGGGTTGGTGCTGATCGGGTTGGCGACACTGATCGCCGCCCTGACGATCAAGGAGCCGGTGGTGACGGTCAGGGCGGCGGCTGCCGGCCTTGTCCTGGCTTGCCTGTTGATCTGGCTCGTCCCGATGCCGTTCCTCTACCGGGTCCTGGTCACTGCCTTCACCCTGTTCCTGCTCGTAACGCCCACCGTCGGAGGAACGCAGCGGGGGAGGACCTACCTGGTCCGGGTCTGGGTGGCGGCCACGGTGCTGACGGTGGTGGCGTTCCGGCTGGGTACCACGTTCGTCGACGACTCTGGCCTGACCGCCTTCCTGCGCTCGGATGTCGTCTCCATCCTCCTGGCGGTCGTACTGGGTGGCGGCGCGCTCTGGGTCCTGGGCCTCCCCCCGAGAGGGCATGCCTCCACCGCGGTGGTGGCGGCCATCGGGCTGGTGACAGCAGCCCTGCCATTCGCCTCCGGGGAGGAGCCGCTCTGGCTCACCGTGGGGTTGGTGATAGTCGGCCTGGCAATACTGACCGCCGCCTTCACGATCAAAGAGCCGGTGGAGAAGGTTCGCGCATCGGCTGCAGGCCTTGCGGTGGTGTGCCTGTCGATCTGGTTCATCCCGATGCCGTTCCTCTACCGCACACTGATAGTCGCCTTCACCCTGTTCCTGCTGGTGACGCCCACCTTCGGAGGAACCCAGCGGGGAAGGACCAACCTGGTCCGAGCCTGGACAGTCGTTGCGGTGCTGACAGTGGTGGGGTTCCGGCTGGGCGCTGCCAGCACATCCCTCGAGTTCCAGGGAACCACCTTCCTGGGCGGTTTCAACCTGGCCATCCTGCTGGCCGTCAGCGGCATCGCACTGTCCCTTCCCGTCGGCCTGATCCTCGCCCTGGCGCGAACCTCCTCGATGTCCATCTTCCGGCTGCTGGCCACCGGGTACATCGAACTGGTCCGAAGCGTGCCGATGATCACCTGGCTGTTCTTCGGCTCGGCCATGCTGACCGCCTTCCTTCCGGCCGGAGTGGAGTTCGACGAGATCGTCCGGATAGTCGCGGCCATCACCATCTTCAACTCGGCCTACGTGGCCGAGAACATCAGGGGCGGACTGCAGGCCATCGACCGGGGCCAGTACGAGGCGGCCAGGGCTGCGGGCCTGAGCATCGTCCAGTCCACCTCGCTGGTGATCCTGCCCCAGGCGGTGCGGACGGTGATCCCGGCGCTGGTCGGGTCGATCATCGTCGCCTTCAAGGACACCTCGCTGGTGGCCATAATCGGGCTGGCCGACATCCTGCTGATCGCTCGCAGCTTCATACCCCAGCAGAGCGACCCCAACTTCCAGGGCACCCTGCCCCAGATGATGTTCTTCATGGCGTTGTTCTACTGGATAGTTACCTTCACGATCTCGAAGCTGAGCATGCGCTACGAGCGCAGCCTCGGTCTTGGAGAACGCTGA
- a CDS encoding ABC transporter permease subunit (The N-terminal region of this protein, as described by TIGR01726, is a three transmembrane segment that identifies a subfamily of ABC transporter permease subunits, which specificities that include histidine, arginine, glutamine, glutamate, L-cystine (sic), the opines (in Agrobacterium) octopine and nopaline, etc.), producing MVTPAERSSQTRVPIWRNVVVIKWATQIGILVGLLWLGYVVITQATSNLRATGIPFSWDFLGEPLGVKLGEGFNTDPESGLEALAVGMVNMLRVTWSGVIAATILGTVIGISRLSSNWIVSRIANAYIEFFRNIPLLVQILFWQALIVGLLPDLTPEMEGSRWLFASPKGIAMPWLTPLAGRWQYTLLLILGVVAARWVYRRRIALQEREGHDTHAFAWSIGTFAVFLVGGWFAHPVAGALGWLFTALAWMAGVVPVIGLQLVLAALVVLLAARYIVRYLRRLRSPAGMAKLSDDDYFRLAVAAVVGIGVMLFFVSGAGQATLSSVLGRTLWYQMNWGLEPLFDFLASRFDFSGGAPLRFTLPEVVVPTRFPQYSHEVGKALTPGFMAVWMGVTLYTAAFIAEIVRAGIMAVPRGQGEAAAAVGLRRGQVLRLVVLPQAFRIILPPLGSQYLNLAKNTSLGIAVAYADIVQVGQTIFNQEGQALAVFIFWMGFYSLVSLILSGIVNYYNRKMALVER from the coding sequence TTGGTCACGCCCGCTGAGCGATCCTCGCAGACACGCGTACCCATATGGCGCAACGTGGTGGTCATCAAGTGGGCCACCCAAATCGGCATCCTCGTCGGCCTCCTCTGGCTGGGCTATGTGGTCATAACCCAGGCCACCAGCAATCTTCGGGCTACCGGCATCCCTTTCTCGTGGGACTTCCTCGGTGAACCACTGGGCGTCAAGCTCGGTGAGGGGTTCAACACTGATCCCGAGTCGGGCCTGGAGGCGCTGGCGGTGGGAATGGTCAACATGTTGAGGGTTACCTGGAGCGGTGTCATCGCCGCCACCATCCTCGGCACCGTGATCGGGATCTCGAGGCTGTCGTCCAACTGGATCGTCTCGAGGATCGCCAACGCCTACATCGAGTTCTTCCGCAACATCCCGCTGCTCGTCCAGATCCTGTTCTGGCAGGCGCTGATCGTCGGGCTCCTGCCGGATCTGACCCCCGAGATGGAGGGGTCCCGGTGGCTGTTCGCCAGCCCCAAGGGCATTGCCATGCCCTGGCTCACCCCCCTGGCCGGCCGCTGGCAGTACACCCTGCTGCTGATCCTCGGCGTGGTGGCGGCACGCTGGGTGTACCGGCGCCGGATCGCGCTCCAGGAGCGAGAGGGGCACGATACCCACGCCTTCGCATGGTCGATCGGCACTTTCGCCGTCTTCCTGGTGGGAGGCTGGTTCGCCCATCCCGTCGCCGGAGCGTTGGGATGGCTGTTCACCGCCCTCGCCTGGATGGCCGGGGTAGTACCGGTGATCGGTCTCCAGCTGGTACTGGCCGCCCTCGTTGTCCTGTTGGCGGCCCGCTACATCGTGCGGTATCTGAGGCGGCTCCGGTCGCCCGCCGGGATGGCCAAACTCTCGGATGACGACTACTTCCGCCTGGCGGTGGCGGCCGTGGTGGGAATCGGGGTGATGCTGTTCTTCGTATCCGGGGCCGGGCAGGCAACCCTCTCCAGTGTTCTGGGACGGACGCTCTGGTACCAGATGAACTGGGGGCTCGAGCCGCTCTTCGACTTCCTGGCGTCACGATTCGACTTCTCCGGCGGCGCCCCCCTGCGTTTCACCCTTCCCGAGGTGGTGGTGCCCACCAGATTCCCCCAGTACTCCCACGAGGTCGGCAAGGCCCTCACACCGGGCTTCATGGCCGTCTGGATGGGAGTCACGCTCTACACCGCCGCCTTCATCGCCGAGATCGTGCGGGCCGGGATCATGGCCGTGCCGCGCGGTCAGGGTGAGGCCGCCGCGGCGGTCGGTCTGCGCCGGGGCCAGGTGCTGCGCCTGGTCGTGCTGCCCCAAGCCTTCCGGATCATCCTTCCCCCGCTCGGTTCCCAGTATCTGAACCTGGCCAAGAACACCTCCTTGGGTATCGCCGTGGCCTACGCCGACATCGTCCAGGTCGGCCAGACGATCTTCAACCAGGAAGGCCAGGCATTGGCGGTTTTCATCTTCTGGATGGGCTTCTACTCGCTCGTGAGCCTGATCCTGTCGGGCATCGTGAACTACTACAACCGCAAGATGGCCCTGGTGGAGCGCTGA